A window of Solanum stenotomum isolate F172 chromosome 3, ASM1918654v1, whole genome shotgun sequence contains these coding sequences:
- the LOC125858682 gene encoding pentatricopeptide repeat-containing protein At2g22410, mitochondrial-like: MIQNSEQLVVKATTLKRLLDKCISHENLIKQIHAQSITCGIFTQFHQSFACKLLNIYAKLNKPFAAYKVFDQIPQPDIVSWSCLLSLHLQLQQPTKAFYLFTRLLVSTSLKPDSHSIVAALSACARTQDLCNGKMVHAMVYKFLNRPEPIVGNALIDMYSRTEKILLARRVFDSMYVKDVATWTSLLNGFVVSGEIESAWKFFEEMSHRNAISWTVMIVGCVRGKEPIGALELFKRMREEGDDSPTSITIVAVLSGCADIGALDFGRSIHGYVNKVAGFAMDVGVNNALIDMYAKSGNLDFAMMIFRGMIKKDAFSWTSMILGLALHSRGRNALEFFDEMLESGVTANEITYLSVLSACSHAGLVNEGKELFNRLKNDTSCATKIAHYGCLVDLLGRAGHLDEAVRLIQQMPMKPDAVIWRSLLSASVMNRNLELAEMAAGKALELELHDDGVYALLWNLYNSGNMLEHASRTVKMMRDQRIKKKPGCSWIEINGILHEFMAEPSRQHVYDCIYRVLDTILKQSKLFTNPAEL; this comes from the coding sequence ATGATCCAAAACAGTGAGCAACTGGTAGTAAAAGCTACAACTTTGAAACGTCTACTTGACAAATGTATAAGCCATGAGAATTTGATCAAGCAAATTCATGCTCAATCCATCACATGTGGTATCTTCACCCAATTTCATCAATCTTTTGCCTGCAAACTGCTTAACATATATGCCAAACTGAACAAACCATTTGCTGCCTACAAGGTGTTCGATCAAATTCCCCAACCAGATATTGTCTCCTGGAGTTGTCTTTTGTCTCTGCATTTGCAATTACAACAACCCACTAAAGCGTTTTATCTGTTCACCCGCTTACTGGTTTCAACTTCTCTAAAACCTGATTCCCATTCCATAGTTGCAGCTCTCTCAGCTTGTGCTCGCACACAAGACCTGTGTAATGGCAAAATGGTGCACGCTATGGTCTATAAATTTCTTAATCGACCTGAACCTATTGTGGGTAATGCTCTGATCGATATGTATAGCCGCAcggagaaaatcttgttggctCGACGTGTATTCGATAGTATGTATGTTAAGGATGTAGCTACTTGGACTAGTTTGCTCAATGGGTTTGTAGTTTCTGGGGAAATCGAGTCTGCTTGGAAGTTCTTTGAGGAAATGTCCCACAGGAATGCTATTTCATGGACTGTGATGATTGTGGGATGTGTACGTGGCAAAGAACCGATTGGGGCATTGGAACTGTTTAAGAGAATGAGGGAGGAAGGTGATGACAGCCCGACCTCAATCACAATAGTTGCTGTGCTATCTGGTTGTGCTGATATTGGAGCTCTGGATTTTGGGAGGTCTATTCATGGATATGTAAACAAGGTAGCTGGTTTTGCTATGGATGTTGGTGTAAATAATGCCCTGATTGATATGTACGCTAAAAGTGGGAATCTTGATTTTGCTATGATGATTTTTAGGGGAATGATAAAGAAGGATGCTTTCTCGTGGACTAGTATGATTTTAGGTTTGGCACTTCACAGTAGAGGAAGAAATGCCCTCGAGTTTTTTGATGAGATGTTGGAATCTGGGGTTACTGCAAATGAGATTACTTACCTCTCAGTTCTATCTGCTTGTAGCCATGCTGGGTTAGTTAACGAGGGGAAGGAATTATTCAACAGGCTGAAGAATGACACTAGTTGTGCAACTAAGATAGCACATTATGGATGTCTGGTGGATCTCCTTGGTCGTGCTGGTCATTTGGATGAAGCAGTGCGGTTAATTCAACAAATGCCTATGAAACCAGATGCTGTCATATGGAGATCACTTCTGAGTGCTTCTGTTATGAATAGAAATTTGGAATTAGCTGAAATGGCTGCCGGGAAAGCACTTGAACTAGAACTTCACGATGACGGGGTGTATGCACTACTATGGAATTTGTATAACTCTGGTAATATGTTGGAACATGCTTCCAGGACCGTGAAGATGATGAGAGAtcaaagaatcaagaaaaagcCTGGTTGTAGTTGGATCGAAATTAATGGAATTCTTCATGAATTTATGGCCGAACCTTCCAGACAACATGTCTATGATTGTATTTACAGGGTATTAGATACAATTCTAAAGCAATCAAAACTTTTTACTAATCCTGCAGAATTATAG
- the LOC125860695 gene encoding kunitz trypsin inhibitor 5: MKINQLFLPFLILAISSNSFLSSAAESPPEVVDIDGKILRTGVDYYILPVVRGRGGGLTMDSIGDKICPLDAVVQEHHEIDQGLPLTFTPVNPKKGVIRESTDLNIIFSANSICVQTTQWKLDDFDETTGQYFITLGGTQGNPGRETISNWFKIEKFDHDYKLLYCPTVCDFCKVICRDIGIFIQDGVRRLALSDVPFKVMFKKA, from the coding sequence ATGAAGATCAACCAACTTTTCCTTCCCTTCCTCATCTTAGCTATCTCTTCTAACTCTTTCCTCTCCTCAGCTGCTGAATCCCCACCGGAAGTAGTCGACATTGATGGAAAGATACTCCGTACAGGTGTCGATTACTACATCTTACCGGTGGTACGTGGCAGAGGTGGTGGACTCACCATGGACAGTATTGGCGATAAAATTTGTCCACTTGATGCTGTTGTCCAAGAGCATCATGAGATTGATCAAGGCCTTCCATTGACATTCACACCCGTTAATCCAAAGAAAGGTGTGATTCGCGAATCGACTGATTTAAACATCATATTTTCAGCAAATTCTATCTGTGTTCAGACAACACAATGGAAGCTAGATGACTTTGATGAAACAACAGGGCAATACTTTATTACGCTTGGTGGAACTCAAGGAAATCCTGGTAGGGAAACTATAAGTAATTGGTTCAAGATTGAGAAATTCGATCACGATTATAAGCTGCTATATTGTCCTACAGTATGTGATTTCTGCAAAGTCATTTGTAGAGATATTGGCATATTCATTCAGGATGGAGTTAGACGTTTGGCTTTGAGTGATGTCCCATTTAAGGTCATGTTTAAGAAAGCTTAG
- the LOC125858679 gene encoding putative receptor-like protein kinase At3g47110, whose amino-acid sequence MHSNTKTTFTRGIVFCFLTFSKMEVFTTSFNFHTFLAICAAFLVFLFSFSLQHAASAAFLGNETDKLALLAFKTQITEDPSRVFVSWNDSVHFCQWTGVKCGLRHVRVIHLNLKGLRLAGTISDHLGNLSFLNSLDLAENAFHEKIPQQLSRLPRLQYLNLSFNYLTGEIPVNLSHCVKLKSLVLDHNTLVGKIPYQVGSLTKLVKLYLENNNLTGNIPGSIGNLTSLEELYLSYNNLEGEVPASLARLTKLRLLRLSSSLANASKLRELDFPLNNFTGNIPKGFGNLRNLLWLNVWSNHLGYGKHDDLDFVNSLTNCSSLQMLHFGGNQFGGTLPHSVGNLSSQLQRLLFFENRIGGNIPREISNLVNLNLLDIGSNNFIGSIPDSIGRLTNLGALNLVNNLLTGVIPFSIGNLTGLVYLSLGLNRLEGNIPSTLGNCNQLLKLGFSENNLTGTIPQQLFGLSSLTDIYASYNSLTGPLPVDIGNWNHLTYLDFSYNNLSGMIPLTLGKCLTLGEIYMKGNSLQGTIPNLEDLPDLQSLDLSLNNLSGPIPHFIANLTSLHYLNLSFNNLEGEVPVTGIFSNLSADVLNGNSKLCGGIQELYLQPCIYQKTRKKHVLALKFILIIVFAASFSILALLVVFLCWRRNLNNQPAPEDRSKSAHFYPNISYEELRTATGGFSSENLIGSGSFGTVYKGTFPSDGTVVAVKVLKLQHEGASKSFLAECQALRNIRHRNLVKVISVCSSSDFKGNDFKALVFQFMPKGNLDEWLHPEKEMHEKSSLTTLQRMNIIVDVASALHYLHHECQTPMIHCDIKPQNILLNEDLTAHLGDFGLVRLVPEFSNESDLHQFSSLGVLGTIGYAAPEYGMGSKVSVVGDMYSFGILILEIFTGRRPTDSLFQASSTLHHFVETALPEKVMEILDKTAFHGEMSKETCGEEYWGCIKKEQMECLVGILEIGVACSAESPRDRLTMTQVYRKLTLIREKFLQRGD is encoded by the exons atgcACTCCAATACCAAAACAACATTTACGAGAGGTATCGTCTTTTGCTTCTTGACATTTTCCAAAATGGAAGTTTTCACAACGAGTTTTAATTTCCACACCTTTCTGGCTATCTGTGCTGCGTTTCTTGTGTTTCTATTCTCATTTTCTCTCCAACATGCTGCATCAGCTGCTTTTCTTGGCAATGAAACTGATAAACTTGCCTTGCTTGCATTCAAGACCCAAATAACCGAGGATCCATCAAGAGTTTTTGTCTCTTGGAATGATTCTGTTCATTTCTGTCAGTGGACTGGAGTAAAATGTGGCCTGAGACACGTAAGAGTCATCCATTTGAATCTCAAAGGGCTGAGGCTGGCAGGTACAATCTCAGATCATCTTGGAAATCTCTCTTTTCTCAATTCTCTTGACCTTGCAGAAAATGCCTTCCATGAAAAAATTCCTCAACAACTCAGCAGGCTGCCAAGGCTTCAATACTTGAATTTGAGTTTTAACTATCTAACAGGAGAAATTCCAGTTAATCTATCACATTGTGTTAAACTCAAGAGCCTTGTCCTGGACCACAACACTCTAGTGGGAAAGATTCCTTACCAAGTTGGATCTTTAACGAAGTTAGTGAAATTGTATCTCGAAAATAACAACCTGACAGGAAACATTCCAGGTTCTATTGGAAATCTTACATCTTTAGAGGAGCTGTATTTATCGTACAACAATCTAGAGGGAGAAGTGCCAGCTTCTTTAGCTCGATTGACCAAGTTGAGGCTTCTTAGACTGT CATCCTCTTTGGCCAATGCTTCAAAGTTGCGAGAGCTTGATTTTCCTTTAAACAATTTCACTGGAAATATACCAAAGGGTTTTGGTAACTTGCGGAATTTGTTGTGGCTCAATGTTTGGAGTAACCATCTTGGATACGGTAAGCATGATGACCTGGACTTTGTAAATTCTCTTACCAACTGCAGCAGCCTACAAATGCTCCATTTTGGAGGCAATCAGTTTGGAGGTACATTGCCCCATTCAGTAGGCAACCTTTCTAGTCAGTTGCAACGCCTACTCTTCTTCGAAAATAGAATTGGTGGAAACATACCAAGAGAGATCTCAAACCTGGTGAATTTGAATCTACTCGACATTGGTTCCAACAATTTTATAGGTAGTATTCCAGATTCTATTGGAAGACTTACAAACTTGGGAGCTCTCAACTTGGTTAACAATCTCTTGACAGGGGTCATCCCTTTTTCAATAGGAAACCTCACTGGACTCGTCTATCTTTCCTTGGGACTTAACAGGTTAGAGGGTAACATACCTTCAACATTGGGAAACTGTAACCAACTGCTAAAATTGGGATTTTCTGAAAACAACCTGACAGGAACTATACCACAACAACTTTTTGGTCTCTCATCCCTCACAGATATTTATGCATCTTATAACTCTTTGACTGGTCCATTACCGGTGGATATTGGTAACTGGAATCATCTTACttatcttgatttttcttacAACAATCTTTCGGGTATGATTCCACTAACTCTTGGAAAATGCTTGACCTTGGGGGAGATCTATATGAAGGGAAACTCCCTCCAAGGAACCATTCCCAATTTAGAAGATTTGCCGGATCTCCAATCCTTGGATCTTTCCCTAAACAACCTATCAGGGCCAATCCCTCACTTCATTGCAAATCTTACTTCCCTACACTACTTGAACTTATCTTTTAACAATCTAGAGGGTGAGGTTCCTGTCACCggaatattttctaatttgagTGCAGATGTATTAAACGGAAACTCCAAGCTTTGTGGTGGGATTCAAGAGCTTTATTTACAACCTTGTATTTATCAAAAGACACGGAAGAAACATGTGCTTGCCCTCAagtttattttgataattgttTTTGCTGCTTCATTTTCAATCCTGGCCTTGTTAGTAGTTTTCCTTTGTTGGAGAAGAAATTTGAACAATCAACCAGCACCAGAAGATAGGTCTAAATCTGCGCATTTCTACCCCAATATTTCGTATGAAGAGCTCCGCACTGCAACAGGTGGATTTTCTTCTGAAAATCTTATTGGCTCTGGCAGTTTTGGAACTGTTTATAAGGGAACTTTTCCCTCCGATGGAACGGTCGTTGCTGTGAAGGTACTCAAACTCCAGCATGAAGGTGCTTCAAAAAGCTTCTTAGCAGAATGCCAAGCATTGAGAAACATAAGGCACCGGAACCTTGTCAAGGTCATCAGTGTATGCTCAAGTTCTGATTTCAAGGGAAATGATTTTAAAGCTTTAGTCTTTCAGTTCATGCCAAAAGGGAACTTGGACGAATGGCTACATCCAGAAAAGGAGATGCATGAGAAGAGTAGCTTGACCACACTTCAGAGAATGAATATCATAGTAGATGTGGCCTCTGCACTTCATTATCTTCACCATGAGTGCCAAACACCCATGATTCACTGTGATATAAAACCACAAAACATTCTTCTTAATGAAGATCTCACCGCTCATTTGGGTGATTTTGGTTTGGTGAGACTCGTTCCTGAATTCAGTAATGAATCGGATTTACATCAGTTTAGCTCACTTGGAGTTCTGGGAACCATTGGCTATGCAGCTCCAG AATACGGCATGGGTAGTAAGGTCTCCGTTGTAGGAGATATGTACAGTTTTGGGATCCTAATATTGGAGATATTCACTGGAAGAAGACCCACGGACTCTTTGTTCCAAGCAAGCTCTACCCTCCACCACTTTGTAGAAACAGCATTGCCAGAGAAAGTTATGGAGATTCTAGACAAAACAGCTTTTCATGGTGAGATGAGTAAAGAAACCTGTGGCGAAGAATACTGGGGCTGTATCAAGAAAGAACAGATGGAATGCTTGGTTGGCATACTTGAGATCGGTGTTGCATGTTCAGCTGAATCCCCAAGAGACAGATTGACCATGACACAAGTTTACAGAAAGTTGACACTAATAAGAGAAAAATTCCTACAAAGGGGAGATTGA
- the LOC125860627 gene encoding uncharacterized protein LOC125860627, with protein MANDDIEFKVDVLGEIFSRLPLKCVVQCKLLSQNIKGMICHSDFAQTLFQRHKDTSTQLIYTVYDGAAQKRFDKISLNPITQSVSTLPDEIEILASCNGLILIDFEGVRRYCVFNPMTEERQLIPYPNSSTNDLEKIGLAVDYPKSDQYKLVTVSSLVENSNLLYKFHLLSSEQPGLWREIQLTTNTVQSLPVGSRAVYWRNSLYCLRKDGSVLAFDTKREEAILIDRPEFLDHFDLSYGKILSGQSIWLGKAQGLLTLVCIFRMHIVIAIYGSASRRWRVSHNLGNFILGPEGTINGFPVWIDNKQVYFLVQRPLTLFYDLYEYNTNINVYEHAAVLHGVKFPMYCFHPTLAGAHYTPSNNIEADDQAHIAANLDDIRRFIIEGIPFQEESSSGESSSSSEEEE; from the exons ATGGCGAATGATGATATAGAATTTAAGGTAGATGTCCTTGGGGAAATCTTCTCCCGCTTGCCCTTGAAATGTGTTGTTCAATGTAAACTTCTATCCCAGAATATTAAGGGTATGATTTGTCATTCTGACTTTGCCCAAACTTTGTTTCAACGTCATAAAGACACTTCTACCCAACTCATCTATACAGTATATGATGGAGCAGCACAAAAACGATTCGACAAAATCTCCTTAAACCCAATCACTCAATCTGTGTCTACTTTACCCGATGAAATTGAGATTTTGGCCTCATGTAATGGTCTCATTCTCATTGACTTTGAAGGAGTTAGGCGTTACTGTGTTTTCAATCCCATGACTGAAGAGCGCCAATTGATACCATACCCAAACTCTTCTACAaatgatttagaaaaaataGGTCTAGCGGTTGATTACCCGAAGTCAGATCAATACAAATTGGTAACCGTCAGTAGCCTGGTTGAAAATTCCAACTTGTTATACAAATTTCACCTACTTTCATCAGAGCAACCTGGATTGTGGCGAGAAATCCAACTGACAACCAATACTGTCCAATCTTTACCTGTTGGTAGTCGAGCTGTTTATTGGCGCAATTCTCTGTATTGCCTCAGAAAGGACGGTAGTGTTCTAGCTTTTGATACGAAAAGAGAAGAGGCTATACTAATTGACCGTCCTGAGTTTCTTGATCATTTTGATCTCAGCTATGGTAAAATTTTGAGTGGTCAGAGTATATGGCTAGGGAAGGCGCAAGGTTTACTTACCCTTGTATGCATTTTCAGAATGCACATAGTCATTGCTATTTATGGGAGTGCAAGCAGACGTTGGAGGGTTTCCCACAATTTGGGCAACTTTATTTTAGGTCCAGAAGGCACTATTAATGGCTTTCCAGTATGGATCGACAACAAGCAAGTGTATTTTCTGGTACAACGTCCCCTGACACTGTTTTATGATCTATACGAGTATAATACTAATATCAATGTGTACGAACATGCTGCAGTGTTGCACGGAGTTAAATTTCCAATGTATTGCTTCCATCCAACGTTAGCTGGTGCCCATTACACACCCTCCAATAATATAGAGGCTGATGATCAGGCGCATATTGCTGCAAATTTGGACGACATCAGAAGATTTATCATCGAAG GTATTCCCTTCCAAGAAGAAAGTTCATCTGgagaatcatcatcatcatcagaagaagaagaa
- the LOC125860722 gene encoding CDT1-like protein a, chloroplastic encodes MEKTDAVIAEEGVLDVKNQTEKSSVLSPLPLQKRGDTGVATEFSSLTPAKKNEQSHITHEIDIAELPEKYRNLSEFFDRILCSLRLLNLRKRSPTFQNVSSQVEVLTGRKFTHKHLAQIKYIVPEAIQIDKLLVHDARTMCMKPDVNITLHFDVVEDHQEHSKFMTLNSLFASRLMNFLRKHAQDCDIPEAVLPDPFNQRCLTSNADLPLDLASFHESKSLSSSHLCPSFSPRFSRQTAFAEAKIDQFSVPLSTCSPCESECTLNRELDSKMTSPESSKSSINLNNVEECQPIPGCSLVGNERTPMKILPESEIMLETPAQPTPKRSVPITEDKHKKMTDQDSVVLNLTVKRSLDFSTLAGEEMSSDLISGSLEQHHDLNIERKTMSKEDHVNADICPNEVQEKSCSFSKEEKIYPSHLTAARQESFSLSDLVRLIHRIFQSVGCRSMTKVELVHKIIVNDFDIDENTDVEGQIELLERLVPDWLCKKSAPTGDLVYSIKKASDLNSVCERVVGV; translated from the exons ATGGAGAAAACAGACGCTGTAATTGCTGAAGAAGGAGTTCTGGATGTAAAAAATCAGACAGAGAAGTCAAGTGTTCTATCTCCTTTACCCTTGCAGAAGAGGGGGGACACTGGAGTTGCAACAGAATTTTCATCTTTGACACCAGCGAAAAAGAATGAGCAATCACACATTACCCATGAAATAGATATTGCTGAGCTCCCTGAAAA ATACAGAAACTTGTCAGAGTTCTTTGATCGCATTCTTTGCTCGCTGAGGTTGCTCAATCTACGAAAACGGTCACCTACTTTTCAGAACGTGTCCAGTCAGGTTGAAGTACTGACAGGAAG AAAATTCACACACAAGCATCTCGCACAGATAAAGTACATAGTTCCTGAAGCCATTCAGATAGATAAACTACTTGTACATGATGCGAGGACCATGTGTATGAAGCCAGATGTTAATATTACCTTGCATTTTGATGTTGTGGAAGATCACCAAGAACACTCGAAGTTTATGACCCTCAACAGTCTTTTTGCATCCAGGCTTATGAATTTTCTCCGCAAACATGCTCAG GATTGTGACATCCCTGAAGCCGTACTTCCTGACCCGTTTAACCAAAGATGCCTCACTAGCAATGCAGACTTGCCTTTGGATTTAGCAAGTTTTCATGAATCCaaatcattatcatcatcccATCTCTGTCCATCCTTCAGTCCACGCTTTTCTCGGCAAACGGCTTTTGCAGAAGCAAAAATAGATCAGTTCTCGGTACCTTTGTCCACATGCTCACCTTGTGAGTCTGAGTGTACATTGAATCGGGAACTTGACTCTAAAATGACATCTCCTGAGTCATCCAAATCTTCCATCAACCTGAACAATGTTGAAGAGTGCCAACCTATACCTGGTTGTAGTTTGGTTGGAAATGAAAGAACTCCTATGAAGATTCTGCCTGAGAGTGAAATAATGCTTGAAACACCTGCTCAACCGACACCTAAGAGATCGGTTCCAATTACCGAAGACAAGCACAAGAAAATGACAGACCAAGATTCTGTTGTTCTGAATTTAACTGTCAAAAGGTCATTAGATTTTTCCACATTGGCTGGCGAAGAGATGTCTTCAGATTTGATTTCTGGAAGTCTAGAACAACATCATGACCTTAACATAGAAAGGAAGACTATGTCAAAGGAAGATCATGTTAATGCTGATATATGCCCTAATGAG GTTCAAGAAAAGAGTTGCTCCTTTAGCAAGGAAGAGAAGATTTATCCAAGTCATTTAACTGCAGCCCGGCAAGAATCCTTCAGTTTATCTGATCTTGTTCGTCTAATTCACCGCATTTTTCAGTCTGTTGGCTGTCGATCAATGACTAAAGTGGAACTTGTTCACAAGATCATAGTGAATGACTTTGATATTGATGAGAACA CTGATGTGGAAGGGCagatagaacttcttgaaagGCTAGTTCCAGATTGGCTATGTAAGAAGTCTGCTCCTACTGGAGACCTTGTGTACAG TATCAAGAAAGCTTCTGACTTGAACTCTGTCTGCGAAAGGGTTGTAGGTGTATGA
- the LOC125858680 gene encoding putative F-box/kelch-repeat protein At1g20790 has translation MELNDDILLGKIIPSLPLKFVVQCKLLSKDVKIMISHPDFARTLYQHHKETCTQLIYSINGLGNRPFYKFSINPTITLTQSVLPYEIEIMASCNGLILFDFERPMRFCVFNPVTGEHQLMPYPDLESAYMYESKGFAVDYPASDQYKVVIISKLVQNSNLYYKFHVLSSERPGLWREIQLRTNTFISLSYGVPSVYWCDSLYWLRDDGSVLAFDTKREEAILIDRPEFIDHFDQSYGKMLVGQDKWLGMARGFLTLVCIFRKYIVISTYGSASSRWRVSNTLESFVSRPDGIIIGFPVWIDSRQVSFMVRHLIHNDLYEYNTQINRYENNAVVLGSVSYPMYCFHPTLAGAHYTPSNNIEADDQTHIATNLDNIRRFIIEGISIPEETSSSSSSSSSSSEEEEAGGGGEEIL, from the exons ATGGAATTGAATGATGATATACTTCTTGGGAAGATTATCCCCAGTTTGCCTTTGAAGTTTGTTGTTCAATGTAAACTTCTATCGAAGGATGTTAAAATTATGATTTCTCATCCTGATTTTGCCCGAACTTTGTACCAACATCATAAAGAAACTTGTACACAGCTCATTTATTCAATAAATGGGTTAGGCAACAGACCATTCTACAAATTCTCCATAAACCCAACAATCACTCTCACTCAATCTGTGTTACCCTATGAAATTGAGATTATGGCTTCGTGTAATGGTCTGATTCTCTTTGACTTTGAACGACCTATGCGTTTTTGTGTTTTTAATCCCGTAACTGGAGAGCACCAATTGATGCCATACCCAGATCTAGAGTCTGCATATATGTATGAAAGTAAAGGCTTTGCTGTTGATTACCCGGCTTCAGATCAATACAAAGTGGTAATCATCAGTAAGTTGGTTCAAAATTCTAACTTGTACTACAAATTTCATGTACTTTCATCAGAGAGACCTGGCCTGTGGCGTGAAATCCAACTGAGAACCaatacttttatttctttatcctACGGTGTTCCATCTGTTTATTGGTGCGATTCTCTGTATTGGCTCAGAGATGATGGTAGTGTTCTAGCATTTGATACAAAGAGAGAAGAAGCTATACTCATTGACCGTCCTGAGTTTATTGATCATTTTGATCAAAGCTACGGTAAAATGTTGGTTGGTCAGGATAAATGGCTAGGGATGGCGCGAGGTTTTCTTACCCTTGTATGCATTTTCAGGAAGTACATAGTCATAAGCACTTATGGCAGTGCAAGCAGCCGTTGGAGGGTTTCTAACACTTTGGAAAGCTTTGTTTCTCGTCCAGACGGTATTATTATTGGCTTTCCAGTGTGGATCGACAGCAGGCAAGTGTCTTTTATGGTAAGACATTTGATACATAATGATCTATATGAGTATAATACTCAGATCAATAGATACGAAAATAATGCTGTGGTGTTGGGGTCAGTTAGTTATCCCATGTATTGCTTCCATCCAACATTAGCTGGTGCCCATTACACACCCTCCAATAATATAGAGGCTGATGATCAGACGCATATTGCTACAAATTTGGACAACATCAGAAGATTTATCATCGAAG GTATTTCTATCCCTGAAgaaacttcatcatcatcatcatcatcatcatcatcatcagaagaagaagaagcgggaggaggaggagaagaaatATTGTAA
- the LOC125858678 gene encoding putative F-box/kelch-repeat protein At1g20790 → MDNNEKRDVDALREKISRMPLKEVVQYKLLSKEVRDMISHDAEFAQILFKRHKDSSTQLIYTVYDGWSVRNSFCKISLNPITQSVSTLPDEIEILASCNGLILIDFERVRRYCVFNPMTGEHQLIAYPNVPPNNIESIGLAVEYPKADHYKLVTINKLEENSNLFYKFHLLSSEQPGLWREIQLRTNSFVSLCVGGPHVYWGDSLYWLRKDGSVLAFDTKREEATLIDRPEFLDRDYGKIFSGQDIWIGRAKGLLTLVCIFRMHIVIATFDSANRCWMVPRTLDNFVLNQQGNFKGCPVWIDSKQVSFLVQNPQTRHYDLYENDTNTNVYQNAAVLDRINSRMYCFHPTLASVHSTPDNDVLIDDQEHIAENLNDIKLFIIEGIPREEEEEEEEDEEEIEDEEGGEFEHEEEAFEGEEFGGEEEAAGGGEEED, encoded by the exons ATGGATAATAATGAAAAACGTGATGTCGATGCCCTTAGGGAGAAGATCTCCCGCATGCCCTTGAAGGAAGTTGTTCAATATAAACTTCTATCAAAGGAAGTTAGAGatatgatttctcatgatgCTGAATTTGCCCAAATTTTGTTCAAACGTCATAAAGACTCTTCTACCCAACTCATCTACACAGTATATGATGGGTGGTCAGTACGAAATAGTTTCTGCAAGATCTCCTTAAACCCAATCACTCAATCTGTGTCGACTTTACCCGATGAAATTGAGATTCTGGCCTCATGTAATGGTCTCATTCTCATTGATTTTGAAAGAGTTAGGCGTTACTGTGTTTTCAATCCCATGACTGGAGAGCACCAATTGATAGCATACCCAAATGTTCCGCCAAATAATATAGAAAGCATAGGGCTAGCGGTTGAGTACCCAAAGGCAGATCACTACAAATTGGTAACCATCAATAAGTTGGAGGAAAATTCCAACTTGTTCTACAAGTTTCACCTACTTTCATCAGAGCAACCTGGCTTGTGGCGTGAAATCCAACTGAGGACCAATTCTTTCGTATCATTATGTGTTGGTGGTCCACATGTTTATTGGGGCGATTCTCTGTATTGGCTCAGAAAAGACGGTAGTGTTCTAGCTTTTGATACTAAGAGAGAAGAGGCTACACTAATTGACCGTCCTGAGTTTCTTGATCGCGATTATGGTAAAATTTTCAGTGGTCAGGATATATGGATAGGGAGGGCGAAAGGTTTACTTACCCTTGTATGCATTTTCAGAATGCACATAGTCATTGCTACTTTTGACAGTGCAAACAGATGTTGGATGGTTCCCCGCACTTTGGACAACTTCGTTTTAAATCAGCAAGGCAATTTTAAAGGCTGTCCAGTCTGGATCGACAGCAAGCAAGTGTCTTTTCTGGTACAGAATCCCCAGACACGGCATTATGATCTATACGAGAATGATACTAATACCAATGTGTACCAAAATGCTGCAGTGTTGGACAGAATCAATAGTCGCATGTATTGCTTCCATCCAACGTTGGCTTCTGTCCATAGCACACCCGACAATGATGTACTGATTGATGATCAGGAGCATATTGCTGAAAATTTGAATGACATTAAACTATTTATCATCGAAG GTATTCccagagaagaagaagaagaagaggaagaagacgaagaagaaattgaagatgaagaaggaggagaatttgaacatgaagaAGAAGCATTTGAAGGAGAAGAATttggaggagaagaagaagcagcaggaggaggagaagaagaggattGA